The proteins below are encoded in one region of Vibrio sp. ED004:
- a CDS encoding carbon starvation protein A, with the protein MMWFLTCVAALIGGYFIYGTFIEKIFGINEKRQTPAHTKQDGVDYVPMSTPKVYLVQLLNIAGVGPIFGPIMGALYGPAAMLWIVLGCIFAGAVHDYFSGMLSIRNGGASVPTITGRYLGNGAKHFMNIFAIVLLLLVGVVFVSAPAGMITNLVNDQTDFAMSATTMVVIIFAYYIIATIVPVDKIIGRFYPLFGALLIFMSVGLITAIGLSDEHQIMGGFEMSDMFTNMNPNDLPLWPALFITIACGAISGFHATQSPLMARCMENEKNGRFVFYGAMIGEGIIALIWCALALSFFGSVESLSDAIANGGPGNVVYSASFGLLGVFGGILAFLGVVILPITSGDTAFRSSRLILAEYFNMEQKTLRNRLLMALPLFVIGGILTQVDFGIIWRYFGFANQSTAVMMLWTASAYLLRHNKLHWVTTVPAIFMTSVCITFILNNSQLGFGLPMQISTIIGVVSALGVAAYVIKISKGKGDIDLADEEEKEAKGVTKTA; encoded by the coding sequence ATGATGTGGTTTCTTACCTGTGTTGCAGCACTCATTGGTGGCTACTTTATTTACGGTACCTTTATCGAGAAGATTTTCGGTATCAATGAAAAACGTCAAACACCTGCTCACACTAAGCAAGATGGCGTGGACTACGTTCCAATGTCAACACCAAAGGTTTACCTAGTTCAGCTGCTTAATATCGCAGGTGTAGGTCCAATCTTCGGCCCTATCATGGGTGCCCTTTACGGCCCAGCCGCAATGCTTTGGATCGTTCTAGGTTGTATCTTCGCAGGTGCAGTACACGACTACTTCTCAGGTATGTTATCTATCCGTAATGGCGGTGCTTCGGTTCCAACCATCACTGGACGTTACCTAGGCAATGGCGCAAAACACTTTATGAACATCTTTGCCATTGTTCTACTACTTCTTGTTGGTGTGGTATTCGTATCTGCTCCAGCGGGTATGATCACTAACCTAGTGAACGACCAAACTGATTTCGCGATGTCTGCAACGACAATGGTTGTTATCATCTTTGCTTACTACATCATCGCAACGATTGTCCCTGTCGATAAAATCATTGGTCGCTTCTACCCACTGTTCGGTGCACTGCTTATCTTCATGTCCGTTGGCCTAATCACTGCGATTGGTCTATCTGACGAGCACCAAATCATGGGTGGCTTCGAGATGAGCGACATGTTCACCAACATGAACCCGAATGACCTACCACTTTGGCCTGCTCTATTCATCACAATCGCATGTGGTGCTATCTCTGGCTTCCACGCAACTCAGTCTCCTTTGATGGCGCGTTGTATGGAAAACGAGAAGAACGGTCGCTTCGTATTCTACGGCGCAATGATTGGTGAAGGCATCATCGCTCTAATCTGGTGTGCACTTGCTCTATCTTTCTTCGGTTCAGTTGAGTCTCTGTCTGACGCGATTGCAAACGGCGGCCCGGGTAACGTGGTATACAGCGCTTCATTTGGTCTACTGGGTGTATTTGGCGGTATCCTTGCTTTTCTTGGCGTGGTTATCCTACCAATCACTTCTGGTGACACAGCGTTCCGTTCAAGCCGTCTTATCCTTGCTGAATACTTCAACATGGAACAGAAAACACTGCGTAACCGTCTACTAATGGCGTTACCACTGTTCGTTATCGGTGGCATCCTGACTCAAGTTGATTTCGGTATCATCTGGCGCTACTTCGGTTTTGCTAACCAATCAACAGCCGTAATGATGCTGTGGACAGCTTCAGCTTACCTACTTCGCCACAACAAACTGCACTGGGTAACAACAGTTCCAGCTATCTTCATGACGTCTGTGTGTATCACATTCATCCTGAACAACAGCCAACTGGGCTTCGGTCTACCAATGCAAATCTCAACCATCATTGGTGTGGTGAGTGCGCTAGGTGTTGCGGCTTACGTTATTAAGATTTCAAAAGGCAAAGGCGATATCGACCTAGCTGATGAAGAAGAGAAAGAAGCAAAAGGCGTCACCAAAACAGCCTAG
- the btsR gene encoding two-component system response regulator BtsR: MLKALVVDDELFAREELIELLTETGEVEVIGQASNAIEGLKQINLLKPDVVYLDIQMPQVTGIELLSMLDPETMPYVVFVTAYDQYAIQAFEDNAFDYLLKPVEPCRLNKSVCRLNKVIKQNQKAPEQDISAIAPCHLEQIPCIGHNRIVIMASQTVECAYSDISGVHVRSSSQTATSQLTLKILEEKTDLIRCHRQYLINIKSIQEIKLLENGLAEIITLTGFEVPVSRRYLKTLKELLGLQ; encoded by the coding sequence ATGTTAAAAGCACTAGTTGTCGATGATGAGCTTTTTGCTCGCGAAGAGTTGATTGAGCTACTGACTGAAACCGGAGAAGTGGAAGTCATTGGTCAAGCGAGTAACGCAATTGAAGGGCTTAAGCAGATCAACCTTCTCAAACCTGATGTAGTGTATTTGGACATTCAAATGCCTCAGGTCACTGGGATTGAATTGTTGAGCATGCTTGACCCGGAAACCATGCCTTACGTGGTGTTTGTGACCGCCTACGATCAATATGCGATTCAAGCCTTTGAAGACAATGCCTTTGACTACCTACTCAAACCCGTTGAACCTTGTCGATTAAACAAGAGTGTTTGTCGCCTGAATAAGGTCATCAAACAAAACCAGAAAGCGCCGGAACAAGACATCTCTGCGATAGCTCCCTGTCACTTAGAGCAGATTCCGTGTATTGGTCATAACCGCATTGTGATCATGGCAAGCCAAACGGTTGAATGCGCCTATTCCGATATCAGTGGCGTGCATGTTCGTAGCTCATCACAAACAGCAACCTCGCAACTAACCCTGAAGATCTTGGAAGAAAAGACCGATTTGATCCGCTGTCATCGACAGTATTTGATCAACATAAAATCGATCCAAGAGATCAAACTGTTAGAAAATGGATTGGCCGAGATCATCACACTGACGGGCTTTGAAGTCCCTGTTAGCCGTCGCTATCTCAAGACGTTGAAAGAGCTACTCGGCCTCCAATAA
- the lspA gene encoding signal peptidase II: protein MSEVSLKQSGVRWLWLALLVFLADIGIKLFVMDNMGYGWANRIEVLPFFNFLYVHNYGAAFSFLSDQSGWQRWLFTGIAFAVTGMLTYWMSKLPATEKWNNIAYAIIIGGAVGNVFDRVVHGFVVDYLDFYWGTYHWPAFNLADMGICIGAAMIILDGFRKKDESK from the coding sequence ATGAGTGAAGTTTCGTTAAAACAATCTGGTGTGCGTTGGTTATGGTTGGCTCTATTGGTCTTCCTTGCAGATATCGGCATTAAACTTTTTGTCATGGACAACATGGGTTATGGCTGGGCAAACCGTATTGAGGTGCTGCCGTTCTTTAACTTCTTGTACGTTCATAACTACGGTGCAGCATTTAGTTTCTTGAGCGACCAAAGTGGTTGGCAGCGTTGGTTATTTACCGGTATCGCATTTGCAGTAACGGGCATGCTGACGTACTGGATGAGCAAACTACCAGCGACAGAAAAGTGGAACAACATCGCTTATGCAATCATCATTGGTGGTGCGGTTGGCAACGTATTTGACCGTGTAGTACACGGCTTTGTTGTCGATTACTTAGACTTCTACTGGGGCACTTACCACTGGCCTGCATTCAACTTAGCGGATATGGGAATCTGTATCGGTGCTGCGATGATCATCCTCGATGGTTTCCGCAAGAAAGATGAAAGCAAATAG
- the ispH gene encoding 4-hydroxy-3-methylbut-2-enyl diphosphate reductase, with protein MSNEMKIMLANPRGFCAGVDRAISIVERALEMYQPPIYVRHEVVHNRFVVEGLKQRGAIFVEELSEVPDDNIVIFSAHGVSQAVRKEAKERELTVFDATCPLVTKVHMEVARASRKHMEVVLIGHAGHPEVEGTMGQYASQTGGMYLVERPEDVQNLMVNDPTNLHYVSQTTLSVDETADVIEELRRVFPEIQGPRKDDICYATQNRQDAVREMANDVDVVIVVGSKNSSNSTRLKELAEKLGTPGYLTDCPEDIQTEWVEGKKKIGVTAGASAPEELVNQILDRIRELGATDVEEIQGREENMFFEVPKELQIKQVD; from the coding sequence ATGAGCAATGAAATGAAAATAATGTTAGCTAACCCTCGTGGCTTTTGTGCCGGTGTCGATCGTGCGATCAGCATCGTAGAGCGTGCACTTGAAATGTATCAGCCACCGATTTATGTTCGCCATGAAGTGGTACATAACCGCTTTGTTGTTGAAGGGCTTAAGCAACGTGGTGCTATTTTTGTCGAAGAGCTGAGTGAAGTGCCAGACGATAACATCGTAATTTTCTCTGCTCACGGTGTATCTCAAGCTGTTCGTAAAGAAGCGAAAGAGCGTGAACTGACTGTATTTGATGCAACGTGTCCTTTGGTGACTAAAGTTCATATGGAAGTTGCTCGTGCGAGCCGCAAACATATGGAAGTGGTACTGATTGGTCACGCAGGTCACCCTGAAGTTGAAGGTACTATGGGTCAGTACGCTAGCCAAACCGGTGGTATGTACTTGGTTGAAAGACCAGAAGATGTACAGAACTTAATGGTAAATGACCCAACTAACTTGCACTACGTGAGCCAAACTACGCTGTCTGTTGATGAAACAGCAGATGTGATTGAAGAACTACGTCGTGTGTTCCCTGAGATCCAAGGTCCTCGTAAAGACGACATCTGCTACGCAACTCAAAACCGTCAAGACGCAGTGCGTGAGATGGCAAATGATGTCGACGTAGTGATTGTTGTGGGTTCTAAGAACTCATCGAACTCAACACGTTTGAAAGAGCTGGCTGAGAAGTTAGGCACACCAGGTTACCTAACGGATTGCCCTGAAGACATTCAAACAGAATGGGTTGAAGGCAAGAAGAAAATCGGTGTAACCGCTGGTGCTTCTGCTCCTGAAGAGCTAGTTAACCAAATCTTAGACCGTATCCGCGAGCTAGGTGCGACTGACGTTGAAGAGATTCAAGGTCGTGAAGAGAACATGTTCTTCGAAGTGCCAAAAGAGCTGCAGATTAAGCAAGTCGACTAA
- a CDS encoding sensor histidine kinase → MELILSLLQQTCVYLVIAYMLSKTPLILPLLSISSRLSHKISCYVLFSLFCIMGTYFGLQINDAIANTRAMGAVMGGLFGGPVVGFAVGFTGGIHRYSLGGFTDLACAISTTAEGLIGGLLHVYLVRKNKASQLFNPLVVFSVTLFAEIIQMLILLAVAKPFEQSYALVSDIAAPMIIANSVGAALFMSIIQDRKTIFEKYSATFSRRALTIAERSVGILHGGFTSDNAQKIVRIVYEETNVGAVAITDREKILAFVGIGDEHHIPNTPISSQSTLTSMEKNDIIYLDGKENPYQCSLSQDCKLGSALIIPLRAGNEVVGTIKLYEPKLKLFSTINMSMAEGIAQLLSSQILFSNYQQQQTLLTQAEIKLLHAQVNPHFLFNALNTISAVTRRDPDKARELIQHLSHFFRSNLKQNINTVKLKDELAHVNAYLTIEKARFTDRLEVEWDIDPLLYESQLPSFTLQPLVENAIKHGISNMLEGGTVKIYSEAFQGGFKLIVEDNAGNYQKPSQDHVGLGMEIVDKRLTNFFGQDSALKIESQPQQFTRMSFIIPILK, encoded by the coding sequence ATGGAACTCATTCTCTCTCTGCTGCAACAAACCTGTGTCTACTTAGTGATTGCTTACATGCTAAGTAAAACCCCACTGATTCTCCCTTTGTTGAGCATCTCATCTCGCTTAAGCCATAAGATCAGCTGCTACGTTCTGTTTTCCCTATTCTGCATTATGGGCACCTATTTCGGACTGCAGATCAATGACGCTATCGCCAATACGCGAGCGATGGGCGCGGTAATGGGCGGCCTGTTTGGTGGTCCTGTCGTTGGCTTTGCGGTCGGCTTTACTGGCGGGATACATCGCTATTCATTAGGTGGTTTTACGGACTTAGCTTGTGCTATCTCAACGACAGCTGAAGGCCTGATTGGTGGCCTGCTGCATGTGTACTTAGTCAGAAAGAACAAAGCCAGTCAGCTGTTTAACCCACTGGTAGTGTTCTCTGTCACCCTGTTTGCAGAGATCATTCAGATGTTGATTCTGCTCGCAGTCGCCAAACCGTTTGAGCAATCCTACGCGCTAGTTTCCGATATTGCTGCGCCAATGATCATTGCAAACTCAGTGGGTGCGGCACTGTTCATGAGTATCATCCAAGACAGAAAAACCATCTTCGAGAAATACTCCGCCACCTTCTCACGCCGCGCATTAACCATTGCCGAGCGTTCGGTGGGTATTCTGCATGGCGGCTTCACTTCCGATAACGCACAAAAGATCGTGCGTATCGTTTACGAGGAAACTAACGTCGGTGCGGTAGCGATTACCGACCGAGAAAAAATCCTCGCTTTCGTCGGCATTGGCGATGAACACCATATTCCAAACACACCGATTTCATCGCAGAGTACTCTCACTTCGATGGAAAAGAACGACATCATCTACCTTGATGGTAAAGAGAACCCATATCAATGTTCTCTATCTCAAGATTGTAAGTTGGGCTCTGCGCTTATTATCCCACTGCGTGCCGGTAATGAAGTGGTCGGTACCATCAAATTGTATGAGCCTAAGCTGAAACTATTCTCGACCATTAACATGTCGATGGCTGAAGGTATCGCTCAACTATTGTCGAGTCAGATCCTGTTCAGCAACTATCAGCAGCAGCAAACCCTGCTCACCCAAGCTGAGATCAAACTGTTGCACGCTCAGGTTAACCCGCACTTCTTGTTCAATGCGCTCAATACCATCAGTGCAGTAACACGTCGTGATCCTGATAAAGCACGAGAGCTTATTCAACACCTGTCTCACTTCTTTAGAAGTAACCTTAAGCAGAACATCAACACAGTGAAACTCAAAGACGAGCTGGCACACGTCAATGCGTACCTCACCATAGAGAAAGCACGTTTCACTGACAGACTAGAAGTGGAATGGGATATCGACCCACTGTTGTATGAATCTCAACTGCCTAGCTTTACCCTGCAACCATTGGTTGAGAACGCCATCAAACATGGTATTTCGAACATGTTGGAAGGTGGCACAGTGAAGATCTATAGCGAGGCTTTCCAAGGTGGATTCAAACTGATCGTCGAAGACAATGCTGGTAACTATCAGAAGCCGTCTCAAGATCATGTCGGATTAGGTATGGAGATTGTTGATAAACGACTCACTAATTTCTTTGGACAAGACTCAGCACTAAAAATAGAATCTCAACCACAGCAATTTACTCGAATGAGCTTTATCATACCTATACTAAAATAG
- the fkpB gene encoding FKBP-type peptidyl-prolyl cis-trans isomerase yields the protein MAAIKNDSAVTLHFTIKMKDGSVADSTENMGKPAKFVMGDGSLSENFEACLLGLEEGTEKSIELKAQDAFGMPNPDHIHHMDKAKFVGGNDVEVGTIMAFSGPDGMEIPGIITDIAGDSVTVDFNHPLAGQDVTFDVNILAVE from the coding sequence GTGGCAGCAATTAAAAATGATTCAGCAGTAACCCTACATTTTACGATTAAGATGAAGGATGGTTCAGTTGCCGATAGTACGGAAAATATGGGCAAACCAGCGAAGTTCGTTATGGGTGATGGCAGCCTAAGCGAGAACTTCGAAGCATGCCTGCTTGGACTTGAAGAAGGCACAGAAAAGTCTATCGAACTGAAAGCGCAAGATGCGTTCGGTATGCCTAATCCAGACCATATTCACCATATGGATAAAGCAAAATTTGTTGGTGGTAATGATGTTGAAGTCGGCACCATCATGGCATTCTCTGGCCCTGACGGTATGGAAATCCCAGGTATTATTACAGATATCGCAGGTGACTCAGTGACGGTTGATTTTAATCACCCACTTGCAGGCCAAGACGTTACGTTTGATGTCAATATCTTAGCTGTCGAATAA
- the ileS gene encoding isoleucine--tRNA ligase: protein MSDYKDTLNLPETGFPMRGNLANREPEMLKRWYKEDLYGEIRKAKKGKKSFVLHDGPPYANGDIHIGHALNKILKDIIIKSKTLSGFDAPYIPGWDCHGLPIELMVEKKKGKPGQKISAAEFREECRKYAAGQVEGQKESFKRLGIMGEWDKPYRTMDFGTEANIIRSLGKIADKGHLLKGFKPVHWCTDCGSALAEAEVEYKDKVSPSIDVKFTAADEAALLDKFTLAEGHAGQGEISIVIWTTTPWTLPANRAVCLRDDLEYVLIQVEANGDQPAQRIVVASELAKDVMDRAGIEHFHNLGFATGADLELSQFNHPFYDFTVPAVLGDHVTTDSGTGVVHTAPGHGQEDFVVGKKYNLEIANPVGSNGVYLPDTELFAGQHVFKANDSVLEVLKEKGALLHHHAYEHSYPHCWRHKTPIIFRATPQWFISMDQAGLRAKALESTKNVEWMPEWGQSRIEGMIEGRPEWCISRQRTWGVPIALFVHKETSELHPDSPALIEKVAKLVEEKGIQAWWDVDAAELMGAEDADKYEKVMDTLDVWFDSGVTHFSVVDSREEYNGNSADLYLEGSDQHRGWFQSSLISSIAMKDEAPYKQVLTHGFVVDGNGRKMSKSIGNVVAPKDVTNKLGADILRLWVASTDYTGEVAVSDEILKRSADAYRRIRNTARFFLANLNGFNPETDLVPAEEMVALDRWAVGRAQAAQEEIVKAYGEYNTHGVTQRLMQFCSIEMGSFYLDVIKDRQYTAKQGSHAQRSCQTALYYIVEALVRWMAPIMSFTADEIWNEMPSSLPTGEQRDKFVFTDEWFEGLFGLAEGEELSNEFWAEIQTVRGAVNKLLEDARKEKTIGGALQAEVTLYADDALAAKINKLEDELRFVLITSAAVVKPLSEKSDAAQATDVEGLFVEVAATEAEKCDRCWHHTPDVGTIEGHEKVCGRCVSNIDGEGEVRKFA, encoded by the coding sequence ATGAGTGATTATAAAGATACCCTGAACTTACCAGAAACAGGGTTCCCAATGCGCGGCAATCTGGCAAATCGTGAGCCAGAAATGCTTAAGCGTTGGTACAAAGAAGATCTTTACGGCGAAATCCGTAAGGCAAAGAAAGGTAAAAAATCTTTCGTACTGCATGATGGCCCTCCATACGCGAACGGCGATATTCACATTGGCCACGCGCTGAATAAGATTCTTAAAGACATTATTATTAAATCTAAGACCCTTTCTGGTTTTGATGCACCGTACATCCCTGGTTGGGACTGTCACGGTCTTCCAATCGAGCTAATGGTTGAGAAGAAGAAAGGTAAGCCTGGTCAGAAGATTTCGGCTGCTGAATTCCGCGAAGAGTGTCGTAAGTACGCTGCGGGCCAAGTTGAAGGTCAGAAAGAGAGCTTCAAACGTCTTGGTATCATGGGCGAGTGGGACAAACCTTACCGCACTATGGATTTTGGCACAGAAGCGAACATCATTCGTTCTCTAGGTAAAATCGCAGATAAAGGTCATCTTCTTAAAGGTTTCAAACCAGTTCACTGGTGTACTGACTGTGGTTCTGCTCTGGCTGAAGCTGAAGTTGAATACAAAGATAAAGTTTCTCCATCTATCGATGTGAAATTTACTGCAGCTGACGAAGCGGCGCTTCTAGATAAATTTACTCTAGCTGAAGGCCACGCGGGTCAGGGCGAAATCTCTATCGTTATCTGGACAACAACACCATGGACTCTGCCAGCTAACCGCGCAGTATGTCTACGTGATGATCTTGAATACGTGCTTATCCAAGTTGAAGCGAATGGCGACCAGCCTGCTCAACGTATCGTTGTTGCTTCTGAACTAGCAAAAGACGTAATGGATCGTGCAGGTATCGAGCACTTCCATAACCTTGGTTTTGCTACTGGTGCTGATCTTGAGCTTTCTCAGTTCAACCACCCGTTCTACGACTTTACTGTTCCAGCTGTTCTTGGTGACCACGTTACAACGGATTCAGGTACTGGTGTGGTTCACACAGCGCCTGGTCACGGTCAAGAGGATTTCGTGGTTGGTAAGAAGTACAACCTAGAAATCGCTAACCCAGTAGGCTCAAACGGCGTTTACCTGCCAGATACTGAGCTATTTGCTGGTCAGCATGTATTCAAAGCGAACGATTCTGTTTTAGAAGTTCTAAAAGAGAAAGGTGCACTTCTGCATCACCACGCTTACGAGCACAGCTACCCACACTGTTGGAGACATAAAACTCCAATCATCTTCCGTGCAACACCACAATGGTTCATCTCTATGGATCAAGCTGGCCTACGTGCAAAAGCACTAGAGTCAACTAAGAATGTTGAGTGGATGCCGGAGTGGGGTCAAAGCCGTATCGAAGGTATGATCGAAGGTCGCCCTGAGTGGTGTATCTCTCGTCAACGTACTTGGGGTGTGCCAATTGCTCTGTTCGTTCATAAAGAAACGTCAGAACTTCACCCTGATAGCCCAGCACTTATTGAAAAAGTAGCGAAGCTAGTTGAAGAGAAAGGCATTCAAGCTTGGTGGGATGTAGACGCTGCTGAACTTATGGGCGCAGAAGACGCTGATAAGTACGAAAAAGTAATGGATACACTAGACGTATGGTTCGACTCAGGTGTTACGCACTTCTCTGTTGTTGATTCTCGTGAAGAATACAACGGCAACAGTGCTGATCTTTACCTTGAGGGTTCAGACCAACACCGTGGCTGGTTCCAGTCTTCTCTAATTTCATCTATCGCGATGAAAGACGAAGCACCATACAAGCAAGTACTAACTCACGGTTTCGTGGTTGATGGTAACGGCCGTAAGATGTCTAAATCTATCGGTAACGTTGTTGCACCTAAAGATGTAACCAACAAGCTAGGTGCAGACATTCTGCGTCTATGGGTTGCTTCTACAGACTACACGGGTGAAGTTGCGGTTTCTGATGAAATCCTGAAGCGTTCAGCTGATGCTTACCGTCGTATTCGTAACACAGCTCGTTTCTTCCTAGCGAACCTGAACGGTTTCAACCCTGAAACTGACCTAGTTCCTGCTGAAGAGATGGTTGCACTTGATCGCTGGGCTGTTGGCCGTGCTCAAGCTGCACAAGAAGAGATCGTTAAAGCATACGGTGAGTACAACACTCACGGTGTAACTCAGCGTCTAATGCAGTTCTGTTCTATCGAAATGGGTTCTTTCTACCTAGACGTAATCAAAGACCGTCAGTACACAGCAAAGCAGGGCAGCCATGCTCAACGTAGCTGTCAGACTGCGCTTTACTACATCGTAGAAGCTCTAGTTCGTTGGATGGCACCTATCATGTCGTTCACTGCAGATGAAATCTGGAACGAGATGCCAAGCTCTTTACCAACTGGAGAGCAACGCGACAAGTTCGTATTCACTGATGAGTGGTTCGAAGGTCTATTTGGTCTTGCTGAAGGCGAAGAGCTAAGCAACGAATTCTGGGCTGAAATCCAAACCGTTCGTGGCGCAGTGAACAAGCTTCTTGAAGACGCTCGTAAAGAGAAAACAATCGGTGGTGCTCTGCAAGCTGAAGTGACTCTATACGCTGACGACGCACTAGCGGCTAAGATCAACAAGCTAGAAGATGAGCTACGTTTCGTACTTATCACTTCTGCTGCGGTTGTTAAGCCACTAAGCGAGAAGTCTGATGCAGCTCAAGCGACAGACGTTGAAGGTCTATTTGTTGAAGTAGCAGCGACTGAAGCTGAGAAGTGTGACCGTTGCTGGCACCACACTCCAGATGTAGGCACTATCGAAGGTCACGAGAAAGTTTGTGGTCGTTGTGTGTCGAACATTGACGGTGAAGGCGAAGTGCGTAAATTCGCATAA
- the murQ gene encoding N-acetylmuramic acid 6-phosphate etherase → MSNDALISALSHLVSEGRNPDTMDIDLLTSLEVVEKINQQDKQVPLAIEAELPQIAQAVDKIAHAFQNGGRLIYMGAGTSGRLGVLDASECPPTFGVSDKMVIGLIAGGPEAILKAKEGAEDSLTLGIEDLKAIQFSENDVVVGIAASGRTPYVIGALNYANQIGAVTVALSCNPDSPIAEIAQIAISPVVGPEALTGSTRLKSGTAQKLVLNMLTTASMIRIGKSYQNLMVDVKATNEKLVARAARIVIQATECDKALAVSTLKTTDYDVKLAILMILTGLDFESAKAQLDQQNGFLRKAVENNQ, encoded by the coding sequence ATGAGTAACGACGCTCTCATATCAGCGCTCTCGCACCTCGTTTCGGAGGGGAGAAACCCTGACACTATGGATATTGATCTACTCACCTCTCTCGAAGTGGTTGAAAAGATTAACCAACAAGACAAACAAGTACCACTCGCTATCGAGGCCGAGCTTCCACAGATCGCTCAAGCCGTTGACAAGATCGCTCACGCCTTCCAAAACGGCGGTCGACTGATTTATATGGGCGCAGGCACCAGTGGTCGATTAGGTGTGTTAGACGCATCAGAATGCCCACCAACTTTCGGTGTCTCAGACAAAATGGTGATCGGTCTAATCGCTGGCGGACCAGAAGCCATTTTAAAAGCCAAAGAAGGCGCGGAAGATTCGCTGACACTTGGTATTGAAGATCTGAAAGCGATTCAGTTTTCAGAAAATGATGTTGTGGTTGGCATTGCAGCCAGTGGCCGTACACCTTACGTGATTGGTGCACTTAACTATGCCAATCAAATAGGGGCGGTGACCGTAGCGCTCTCTTGTAACCCCGACTCTCCAATTGCCGAGATCGCGCAGATTGCAATAAGCCCAGTGGTTGGCCCAGAAGCATTAACGGGGTCAACACGACTCAAATCAGGTACGGCACAAAAGCTGGTACTTAATATGCTGACGACTGCGAGTATGATTCGCATTGGTAAGAGCTACCAGAACTTGATGGTGGACGTAAAAGCAACCAATGAAAAGTTGGTTGCCCGCGCCGCTCGCATCGTGATTCAAGCGACTGAGTGTGATAAAGCACTGGCCGTGTCGACGCTAAAAACCACCGATTATGACGTGAAGCTCGCTATTTTGATGATTCTAACTGGGCTTGATTTTGAAAGTGCCAAGGCTCAGCTTGACCAGCAAAATGGCTTTCTGCGAAAAGCGGTTGAGAATAATCAGTAA
- a CDS encoding DUF2799 domain-containing protein yields the protein MKKIIALFAVAFSLAGCSANIQDLAAEGNWKEIGYRDGIKGHTQRSYQEMAALGAVDQASYTEGYHSGVTEYCNPNHAYQIGLSGQVYEGVCSGTEDAQRFRMEWQRGWDEFSNDY from the coding sequence ATGAAAAAAATAATCGCACTATTCGCCGTGGCATTTAGCCTTGCAGGATGCAGCGCCAATATTCAAGATTTAGCAGCAGAAGGTAACTGGAAAGAGATTGGTTACCGTGATGGTATCAAAGGCCACACTCAGCGTTCTTATCAAGAGATGGCTGCGCTTGGCGCTGTTGACCAAGCAAGTTACACAGAAGGTTATCACTCAGGTGTGACAGAATACTGTAACCCTAATCATGCTTATCAGATTGGCCTGTCAGGTCAGGTGTATGAAGGTGTATGTTCTGGTACGGAAGACGCTCAACGTTTCCGTATGGAATGGCAGCGTGGCTGGGATGAGTTCTCGAACGACTATTAA